GCCCATTTTTTCTTTTTCTCCTACCTCGTAGTGAATGTAATGGGTAAGATAATGGAGTTGATGGCTATTTGCAGCAATTTTTTCTCTTGAAGAAAGTCCCCTTTCTTTTGTTTTAGTCAAGAGTGATTTTATCTCTTCCTTAATCGACATCCCAGCTGGGCCCAGCGTCCAAAGAGCAAAAACAAAGGGAAGGCCAGTCAGCTTTTTCCACAGTCCTCCCAAGTCTACAACCTCTTGTCCAGGATGTTTCTTGCGATATTCAAGGGCCTTGTCACCAATCAGAAGAAAACCATCGGCTTGCTCAACGCTTGAGACAAATTGAACCTTCTTGCCATAGAAACTTTCTAATATTACTTGAAGAAGCAGTACTGAACTGCGACTTTG
The DNA window shown above is from Methylacidiphilum caldifontis and carries:
- a CDS encoding menaquinone biosynthesis protein — translated: MHNPRIGCVPYLNAKPLIYGIEKQVIYGSPVELSIMLKNGQLDVALCPVGASLVEGWNCFIDGIGIVANGDVYSVIFVLKKPLELVQTVNADPQSRSSVLLLQVILESFYGKKVQFVSSVEQADGFLLIGDKALEYRKKHPGQEVVDLGGLWKKLTGLPFVFALWTLGPAGMSIKEEIKSLLTKTKERGLSSREKIAANSHQLHYLTHYIHYEVGEKEKMGIEEFLKNLIKINVVDQYNPFYWV